In Candidatus Methylomirabilota bacterium, the following are encoded in one genomic region:
- a CDS encoding type II toxin-antitoxin system RelE/ParE family toxin, with amino-acid sequence MFRIAIRPRAAEQIRRLRRVDAMAILDAIESHLRDEPERVSRSRIKRLRGRPDATYRLRVGEYRVFYDVLERQVVVTAVLHKWDTARFYREEPR; translated from the coding sequence ATGTTCCGAATCGCCATCCGGCCCCGGGCCGCCGAGCAGATCCGCCGGCTCCGGCGCGTGGATGCGATGGCGATCCTCGACGCCATCGAGAGCCACCTGAGAGACGAACCAGAGCGGGTGAGTCGGAGCCGAATCAAGCGGTTACGCGGCAGACCGGACGCCACGTACCGGCTCCGGGTGGGCGAGTACCGCGTATTCTACGATGTGCTCGAGCGACAGGTGGTCGTGACGGCCGTCCTTCACAAGTGGGACACGGCCAGGTTTTACCGAGAGGAGCCGCGATGA
- a CDS encoding hydantoinase B/oxoprolinase family protein → MADPSVDPITVSVIQHRLEAIVQEMGEAMLRTSYSQILNSSRDFSTALCDAEGRLCAQAEHVPIHVGAIPWAVKSVRQFFGDRVQPGDVFLLNDPYQGNNHLPDLTAFVPVFADDVLVFWSINRSHQSDIGGATHGGYNPGATEIWQEGIRIPPLRLYEAGALREDVLHMLATNVRHPRDFRGDLAAMIGSARVGERRLLALLGEYGAKTTQAAVEAILDGAERQTRACIATWKDGVYRGEAILDDDGHLYRDIHVRATVTKKGTDLTIDLSDSHRQVVGFINSSYPNMRSAVAMALAYLIDPLTPKNDGTFRPLTVIAKPGTVVWANPPAPVTLCTNHCAQEIAEAVIKALAPACPERVLAGWGRRFRIAIQGTDPRTGRPFIWHLFHARPGGGASAAGDGWPAAGEGQAAGGIKFGSVEVTEVRFPLFFRRHEFRPDSGGAGRYRGGAGSVLELAVEIRDPARANTAGDGVRYPPYGILGGRDGLPHRYRLRSRGRRDRVLKTKEVGILVRPGDVFHVESGGGGGYGDPRHRASAARTADRANGFVTSRGTRRTKGR, encoded by the coding sequence GTGGCCGATCCGAGCGTCGATCCGATCACCGTGTCCGTCATCCAGCACCGCCTGGAGGCCATCGTCCAGGAGATGGGCGAGGCGATGCTCCGAACCTCCTACTCCCAGATCCTCAACTCGAGCCGCGACTTCTCGACGGCCCTCTGTGATGCCGAGGGGCGGCTCTGCGCCCAGGCTGAGCACGTCCCCATCCACGTCGGCGCGATCCCGTGGGCCGTCAAGTCGGTGCGGCAGTTCTTCGGGGACCGGGTGCAGCCGGGAGACGTCTTCCTCCTGAACGACCCCTACCAGGGAAACAACCATCTCCCCGACCTCACGGCCTTCGTCCCCGTCTTTGCCGACGACGTCCTCGTCTTCTGGTCGATCAACCGCTCCCACCAGAGCGACATCGGCGGCGCCACCCACGGCGGCTACAACCCCGGGGCCACCGAGATCTGGCAGGAGGGGATCCGCATCCCGCCTCTCCGGCTCTACGAGGCCGGCGCGCTGCGCGAGGATGTCCTCCACATGCTGGCTACCAATGTGCGCCACCCGCGCGACTTCCGCGGTGACCTGGCGGCGATGATCGGCTCGGCGCGCGTCGGCGAGCGGCGGCTGCTGGCGCTGCTCGGCGAGTACGGCGCCAAGACCACGCAGGCCGCGGTGGAGGCGATCCTGGACGGCGCCGAGCGCCAGACCCGGGCCTGCATCGCGACCTGGAAGGACGGGGTCTACCGGGGCGAGGCCATCCTGGACGATGACGGCCACCTCTACCGGGACATCCACGTGCGGGCCACGGTGACGAAGAAGGGGACGGACCTCACCATCGACCTCTCCGACTCTCACCGCCAGGTCGTCGGGTTCATCAACTCGTCCTACCCGAACATGCGCTCGGCGGTGGCGATGGCCCTGGCCTACCTGATCGACCCCCTCACCCCGAAGAACGACGGCACCTTCCGGCCGCTCACCGTCATCGCCAAGCCGGGCACGGTGGTGTGGGCCAACCCGCCGGCGCCCGTCACCCTCTGCACGAACCACTGTGCCCAGGAGATCGCCGAGGCTGTGATCAAGGCGCTGGCGCCGGCCTGTCCCGAGCGCGTGCTGGCCGGCTGGGGCCGCCGGTTCCGGATCGCCATCCAGGGGACGGACCCGCGCACCGGGCGCCCGTTCATCTGGCACTTGTTCCACGCCCGCCCGGGCGGTGGCGCCTCGGCCGCCGGGGACGGCTGGCCGGCCGCGGGCGAGGGTCAGGCGGCGGGGGGCATCAAGTTCGGGAGCGTCGAGGTGACGGAGGTGCGCTTTCCCCTCTTCTTCCGCCGGCACGAGTTCCGTCCCGACTCGGGGGGTGCCGGCCGGTACCGCGGCGGCGCGGGCTCGGTGCTCGAGCTGGCCGTCGAGATCCGCGATCCGGCGCGCGCCAACACGGCCGGGGACGGCGTCCGCTACCCGCCCTACGGCATCCTCGGCGGCCGGGACGGGCTCCCGCATCGATACCGGCTCCGCTCCCGCGGCCGCCGCGATCGCGTCCTCAAGACCAAGGAAGTCGGCATCCTGGTCCGGCCCGGCGACGTCTTCCACGTCGAGTCGGGTGGCGGGGGCGGCTACGGCGACCCGCGCCACCGCGCGTCCGCGGCGCGGACGGCCGACCGCGCCAACGGGTTCGTGACGTCTCGCGGGACCCGGCGGACGAAGGGGCGCTGA
- a CDS encoding type II toxin-antitoxin system Phd/YefM family antitoxin yields MKTMTVFEARNHFARTLEIAKDDVVIVTRNGKPVAAIQGIDDEDIEDLLLERSERFWEMIARARRGKPIAIEALRRQVAPPRKGRRKPSGQRVRARKRNGGQGEN; encoded by the coding sequence ATGAAGACGATGACGGTGTTCGAAGCTCGCAATCACTTCGCGAGGACGCTGGAGATCGCCAAAGATGATGTCGTCATCGTGACGCGTAACGGCAAGCCGGTTGCGGCCATTCAGGGCATCGACGACGAGGACATCGAAGACCTGCTCCTCGAGCGCTCCGAGCGCTTCTGGGAGATGATTGCCCGTGCTCGACGGGGGAAGCCCATCGCGATCGAGGCCCTGCGGCGGCAAGTCGCGCCGCCGCGGAAAGGGCGCCGGAAGCCGAGCGGTCAACGAGTGCGCGCGCGGAAAAGAAATGGTGGACAGGGGGAGAATTGA